The Brachypodium distachyon strain Bd21 chromosome 4, Brachypodium_distachyon_v3.0, whole genome shotgun sequence nucleotide sequence CCCTACCGGCCGGCTCCAAAAGAAGGAGCGGTAGCTCAATTAATCAACGGCTTTGCTATGGCACGATATCCGAGCACGAAATGAAAACGTCACGATCGTGCAATCTTACGCATCGTACATCTTAAAATATGATGAATAGCTCCGTCAAGTTGGGCTATGAATTAGGCCCGCCATCAACCATCATAATCCAGTTCACTAGTGCCTTTTATTTCGTGTTTCTTCAACTCTCAATCGGATTTAAATTTTGGAAAAATTGTAGCGTGATAGATACATGTCGTCGTATATGCATGTTTACGTTTATTAAAACACAAAAGTCAGAACATTACAGAgatttttgatttttgtaaACGAGGAAAAAGATTTGCGATTTTTGTCGTCACGTTTTCGTGCAATTTTGGGCTTGCGTACGAAAATCAACTCTTTGGCATTCTCGTGGTTTGTAGCCCACAATTTTTGGTTTCCATCTGATTTTATGATGTCGAGACCTTCGGTACATGGGCTCAGTCCGTTTTCGATCAGTCCTGTAAAATTGCTGTTTTATCATCTGATTTTATGACCATGTGTTTTCGAgtattttgttgattttttcGATATCATGATCCTGCATACACGGCTTCGGACTGTTTTTTGCAAGTCGTGAAAAATCATTGTTTTGACTGTTTATCTGAGGTATAACCCTATCTAGTAACCTCGATACACGGTTTGGAAAGGTTTGAGACCAGTGTAGCCCGGACATACATGCCACGTTTGGCCAACTCCGACGCTCCTGAGACGATCTGCCGTTGTAACCTATCAAGGATGGCGACCTGCTTACATAGAGATGTTTTCGAAATATGAGCCGTTGAACTTCCGTGTGAACTGTACGTACGTCGGTACAGGCCGAGATCCGCACTCATTAATGTTCCATGGGCCACGTGTCCCTCATTCTATACCCCGTCTCGGAAACTGATTGCGTGTTGCCCACACGACACGAACCCAGATGTAGGTGTTCGTCGATGCGTTCTGAATTTGTACCGATCCTCCCCAATCAATATCGTTTCTACGTACTGTCAAACAGGGAGTCGCTAGCTACTGTACGCGTACCGTGCAGCACGTAGTGTTGAGTGACAGCGGCGATGACCGATCAAGATCGTCGTGGTTATCAAGGAACAGGCCATATGATTACGAAGGGCAGGATACTCATGTTAATAATCTCTTTTAAGCTAGTTTGGCACCAGTGATTTTGGGTGTTTTCTATGGTAACCCTgaatggttgtttggtaggatGGGATTGGAGGGAATCATCTCTAGTTTTCCCcacaaaacatttcattttgtactaaattaaaACACCTTTTCATTCTAGTGTGTTTTTAACTAGTGTTTAAAATACATTAACACCAAGCAAGGTCTAAATTAGTCGCTTCTCTATCCTTGCTGTGACAAGTGCTGCCATGATTTTCGTGAACTAAGCCTAACTTAGGTGGCTTgattccttgtggtggaaccagccatCCAGGTTCAAGTCCTAAACTTGACATATGGGTGTCACATTTCCTGAATTACTTCAGGATTTAACCGGCGCcattctttcagtggtaggtgacgtacccgtcaacaacGAGGCGCCAGCGGTGAATttgtcaatctctcaagatctgccgACTCAGTCTTTAGGAgatgctcataggggtagagtgtgcgtgtgtgtgttcaTAGGGGTGAATGTACGCGCATGTTGTGAGCGTCTacgtttgtactgtgttcctcaaaaaaaagtgCTGCCAAGATTTTCAAAATGTGTGAAGTGAGCCTATCTCAAGTGGTCTGGTTCCTTATGGTAGAACCAGCCAACTCGGGTTCAAGTCTtagacttgacatgggtgtcaCATTTTCCTGAattattttaggatttaacTAGCGCTATTCTTTCAGCGGTAGGTGATGTAACCGTCAACAGCGAGACGTCTGCGGTGACTTCGTCGatctctcaagatctgccgGCCTAGTCTTTCGGAGATGCTCATAAGGGTAGgctgtgcgtgtgtgcgttcatagcGATGAGTGTACGCGCTTGTTGTGAGCGTTTGCGTTTGTACcgtagggtgtgcgtgtgtgcgttcatagcGATGAGTGTACGCGCTTGTTGTGAGCGTTTGAGTTTGTACcgtagggtgtgcgtgtgtgcgttcatatCGAGAGCGTTTGCGTTTGTATTGTGTTCCTTAAGAAAGAAAATCAGAATGTCGAGAGTTTTTTAGCCGGTGGAGTTGCTTGTGGCACACAAATTTTGACCCAAAAAAGGGGTAGCCTGGCCTCAACAGATGCATACTGGGCTAGCAATTCACATAATCAAAATTTGCCTACCGATTTGAAACGGCTAGAGGCTTTAATACAGGGCCTTTTTACTTTTCGTTTTTTGTTTGAGAGAAGGCCTTTTTACTTTTGGATGAGTATGCTTTTTTCTGGTAGCActgctgggcctgggcctgctGGAAAAGGCCCAACTCGATGAGTGTTACTGGGaaccttcctcttcctcttcctcttcctcttcctcttcctcttctccaggCTGCTCTACCGGCTGAGGCGACTGCTCcgcctttctttttttttttcttgtttacaGATGTACATGAAACAAGGCATGCGACGGTGAAGCCATGATTATTCCACATGCCAATGGCGAGGGGCTTTCAGCAAATGTCGTGATAGGCAGAAAAAGACACTGAAAACACACCTGGGCTTCCCATTTGGATTGCGACCCAGCAACAGAAACAGAAATAGATATGTagtttccatttttttaatctgtaCAAACAATGAGTTCAATTTTTGTAGCACAATTTTTCTCagttttgtctttttttttctcgtacCAGTATATGTGACTTATTCGGATCTACTCAAAGCTTTACAAAATGTTTGTGTTTACACACAACAAGATGAAAAAAGCTGCACCCATTGTGCCTGTGATTTCATTATTTGTGCAACTgttatttcttcttttcagtCATCGAAAGGAAGTTTTCACAAAAAGATATTCCGGGAAGCGCGACACGgatgaaacatttttttcagGTATATTCCCCCTGAGCACATATTCTTTTTTCCCCGCACTCGTATGTATTTCGATTTtacatatttttgtttctagTACGCGAAATCATAATGTAGAGGAACACGAATTTTTAACAGTCATAATGATACAAGAATTGGAAATGAGTTCTGATAAAACTAGTGATTCAATAACCCAGACAGCAACATAAATCTTGTCGTCCTTTTTCcgcttttttttgttgtgcaTATGTCTGCTCAGCCTTGTTTCCCATGCTTCCTGGTGGGAGTGAGGACAAGCATGCTCTCAAGAGCCTTCTGTGTTGGTTTACGGATTCTTTGTGATTGGCCTTCGCGCGAAGGATTTGGGGAAGATACTATCCCAGAGGCTTGCCCTTCTGTGtttgtcttcttctttgttggtTTGCTCACGTTTTGTCCGCCCTTTGCATCACGTGGCACAGCAGAAGCAACATGCGCAGCTTCATCCGTAgttctttgtttctttgctGGCTTCGACACAGCTGTTGCACCTGCATTTGATTTATAAAACGTAGTTATAAATTTCAGGGGGTTCTTTATCTCATCCTCTCTTTTTATAGATATTTTTTGCTACCAAGTAATGATTACCTTCCTTATTCTTCCTCCCATTATTCTTCATGCATAACGTCTCCTTATCAACGTGCAATTTTTTGCACGTCTTGATGTTATGATCATGATCACCACAATGGCTGCAAGTTATCTGTTGCTTTGTCAAAATCTCTTCTACAAGTGTCTTCTGCCGTCCTGATAGTTTAGGGCGGCCTTTTGACTTTGCTACGTCAGACTGTTTGTATATGGTCTCGGGGGCACAGTTATTTGATGTGTTATTGTGTTCTGTACTCCCTACAGGAGTTTGCTTCTCAGGGTTTTTTGCTTCCACCTGTTTTCTGATGTCAGCTACCTTTGTTCGCATCTTGCTGGTTTTGCTAGCCAAGTACTGATATGTCTCTTTGTATGTTGATGCATCAGATGCCAAGTCTGTCAGCATTTTTGTTAATATATTGTATCTGAAATGACTATTTTCTGCAGTCAGGACCATCGGCACATTATTTTGCACATCTCTCGTATCTTCGCTTTGCTTTGGTCTCCACCTCTCAATATAATATTTCTGTGGCAGCACCGAAACATTAAGGTGCAGCAGTACTTTCAATGCATGGCAGCACAGTATGCCATCTTTGAGGAACCTAGCACAAATATAAGATATATCTTCATTTGCCCAGTCAACCAAAACCAGGAATTTTCTCTCCCTGAAATCGAGTTCAGCAAGCATACTTGATTTGCGAACTTCGTATCTCACATCTTTTTCTATCTCTTCAACATGAACCTTCTGGGTCATCTTCAGCTGAGCTTGAAATCTATACAATATGGTCCTATTATACATCCTTGCAGCCTGCAGCTCAAGTTCTGATCCTACCCACATTGTCGGTTTGGTCGTTCTTGTGACTGAATCTTgttccttctctttctccatTATATTTTCTGATATTCTTTGGTATTCTCCAAGGAAACTTATAATGCTATAAGTCGAGCCAACATTATCTTTGAAAATAGCATTTGTGCCTTCACTTCTAGCTGTTGAGTGTATAAATGGGAAAAAATCCTTCTTGAAATAGACAGGGACAAAACTCTTCCTAATCTCAAACATGTGCTGAAAGTATTTCACTTTCTCAACTTTGTACTTCTGGATCATTGTTGGCCAAAG carries:
- the LOC104585047 gene encoding protein FAR1-RELATED SEQUENCE 5 yields the protein MQKAGLTSAVQGKKAINKNHIEITDCQVKMVVTLKENKWVVTSFEMQDNHHLSPPGEAKYLRSHKHMTEEEKLLIRTLHSVKLPSRKIMAVLAGMRGGISAMPYTKKDVSNYRTSIRKESNQNDMMMVIDYFRKRQMQDPRFYYAFKVDEEDKVQNIFWSDGNCRRFYGLYGDCISFDTTYKTNMYNLPFAPFVGITGHAHNCLFACAILQNETIETFTWLFEEFLLCMAGKKPLTIITDQDVAMKQAIPAVFHGTKHRNCLFHIKKKAEEKAARCFATKPTLHIEFNDIINRSQTEEEFETLWPTMIQKYKVEKVKYFQHMFEIRKSFVPVYFKKDFFPFIHSTARSEGTNAIFKDNVGSTYSIISFLGEYQRISENIMEKEKEQDSVTRTTKPTMWVGSELELQAARMYNRTILYRFQAQLKMTQKVHVEEIEKDVRYEVRKSSMLAELDFRERKFLVLVDWANEDISYICARFLKDGILCCHALKVLLHLNVSVLPQKYYIERWRPKQSEDTRDVQNNVPMVLTAENSHFRYNILTKMLTDLASDASTYKETYQYLASKTSKMRTKVADIRKQVEAKNPEKQTPVGSTEHNNTSNNCAPETIYKQSDVAKSKGRPKLSGRQKTLVEEILTKQQITCSHCGDHDHNIKTCKKLHVDKETLCMKNNGRKNKEGATAVSKPAKKQRTTDEAAHVASAVPRDAKGGQNVSKPTKKKTNTEGQASGIVSSPNPSREGQSQRIRKPTQKALESMLVLTPTRKHGKQG